A genomic window from Methanovulcanius yangii includes:
- a CDS encoding zinc ribbon domain-containing protein codes for MAFCPNCGKKVGEDARFCERCGTNLLTGGTEEAAAAAPAPPASPSTSPPPPPPPPPPPLGGAGGAKGSGPGTGRRDAAKITPSSSLAPPPPPPPPAPPAEAPSAGAPPKDGKKTGMTRMAAGIVFVLLTVIFAVMGMGGLPSYGSGDGTGAGGEATWSPTAVPTTAAASAATPAPVRSDLARLDVTANVDSFEVELLGGSRADDIVAIEIAVSDNYGRHVVSWQYPFIGERFYLPLEMYGGSLYGTRYLRCEAVFGNGDREVVFAQYYT; via the coding sequence ATGGCGTTTTGCCCGAACTGCGGGAAGAAGGTCGGAGAGGATGCCCGCTTCTGCGAGCGGTGCGGAACGAACCTTCTGACCGGCGGGACGGAGGAGGCGGCCGCGGCAGCACCGGCCCCCCCTGCGTCCCCATCGACGTCTCCGCCTCCTCCTCCGCCCCCGCCACCCCCGCCGCTGGGTGGTGCGGGTGGGGCCAAAGGTTCCGGACCCGGCACCGGGCGGAGGGATGCAGCGAAGATAACTCCGTCATCCTCTTTAGCCCCACCACCTCCTCCGCCACCCCCGGCTCCCCCGGCGGAGGCGCCATCCGCAGGGGCACCGCCAAAGGACGGCAAAAAAACGGGGATGACCCGGATGGCGGCGGGTATCGTCTTTGTGCTCCTGACGGTCATCTTCGCCGTCATGGGAATGGGCGGCCTGCCGTCCTATGGTTCCGGGGATGGCACCGGTGCGGGGGGAGAGGCCACCTGGTCCCCCACCGCCGTCCCGACCACCGCGGCGGCCTCCGCGGCCACGCCCGCCCCGGTCCGCTCGGACCTCGCCCGTCTCGACGTCACGGCGAATGTCGACAGTTTCGAGGTGGAGCTTTTGGGCGGCAGCAGGGCGGATGATATCGTGGCAATCGAGATCGCGGTGAGCGACAACTACGGGCGCCATGTCGTCTCGTGGCAGTACCCGTTCATCGGGGAACGGTTCTATCTCCCGCTGGAGATGTACGGCGGCAGCCTCTACGGCACCCGGTATCTCCGCTGCGAGGCGGTGTTTGGAAACGGCGACCGCGAGGTCGTCTTTGCCCAGTATTATACGTAA
- a CDS encoding extracellular solute-binding protein yields MNLKFWGLVGVMVVVVLGAACVDMPGEGAPQVVVYTSVDQVYAAPVLAAFEEQSGIDVLPVYDVEATKTTGLVQRLIAEKEYPQADVFWNGEVMQTVLLKEDGVLAPYSSPAAADIPAGFVDADGYFTGTCGRARVILVNTDRLAPKEYPTSVMDLVNPDYEADDIGLAVPVFGTTSTHAAALYAALGEEDARAYYEEVADRHVRIVDGNSVVRDLVAAGDLAWGMTDTDDASRAVEDGLPVAIIVPDQEEGGLGTLVIPTTVALVAGGPNPSEGQVLYDYLVSAQTEQMLADIGWCQIGARSGTVFPEGEGFSGVRCMNVTADAIYGNLSTSRADCTALFIR; encoded by the coding sequence ATGAACTTGAAATTTTGGGGTCTCGTTGGAGTCATGGTTGTTGTCGTGCTGGGTGCGGCATGTGTCGATATGCCGGGAGAGGGCGCCCCGCAGGTCGTCGTCTACACCTCGGTCGATCAGGTCTACGCCGCACCGGTGCTCGCGGCCTTCGAGGAGCAGTCCGGCATCGATGTACTCCCGGTCTACGACGTCGAGGCGACAAAGACGACCGGTCTCGTCCAGCGGCTCATCGCCGAAAAAGAGTACCCGCAGGCGGATGTGTTCTGGAACGGCGAGGTGATGCAGACGGTGCTCCTGAAAGAAGATGGGGTCCTTGCCCCGTACTCCTCCCCAGCGGCGGCGGACATACCGGCAGGATTCGTGGATGCCGACGGGTACTTCACCGGCACCTGCGGTCGTGCACGGGTCATCCTCGTCAATACCGACCGCCTTGCACCGAAGGAGTACCCCACCTCGGTGATGGACCTTGTGAACCCGGATTATGAGGCAGACGATATCGGTCTTGCCGTCCCGGTCTTCGGAACCACCTCGACCCACGCCGCCGCCCTCTATGCCGCCCTCGGCGAGGAGGACGCCCGGGCCTATTACGAAGAGGTGGCAGACCGGCACGTCCGCATCGTCGACGGAAACTCGGTCGTCCGCGACCTCGTCGCGGCAGGTGACCTCGCCTGGGGCATGACCGACACCGACGATGCCTCCCGTGCCGTGGAGGACGGCCTGCCGGTCGCAATCATCGTCCCCGACCAGGAGGAGGGCGGGCTCGGCACCCTCGTCATCCCCACCACGGTCGCCCTCGTTGCCGGGGGGCCGAACCCGTCGGAGGGGCAGGTCCTCTATGACTATCTCGTCTCGGCGCAGACCGAACAGATGCTCGCGGATATCGGCTGGTGCCAGATTGGCGCCCGGAGCGGCACCGTATTTCCCGAAGGGGAGGGATTTTCCGGTGTCCGGTGCATGAACGTGACGGCGGATGCCATCTATGGGAACCTGAGCACCTCACGGGCGGACTGCACTGCTCTCTTTATCCGGTAG
- a CDS encoding ABC transporter permease yields the protein MSGGGTRRTTAFAGRVLPAALVGIFLLVAYGPLAAVAADACGLLSGSGAAALLAIPTGRHLTLFLQSLLLAVAVAVAGTATGWCAATLFWRWTEGPLSLLRWSFLAFVLVPPYLWAQAWLGLALVAGDAVGVTGIAFTWGWLFSFWVQYASLLPLATGICLVGLCITDTSAIEAARLFLGDRRARARVVLPLTAPAAGASAALLFLLSITDYSVPSLFSVNVYALEIFAEYAATNSAGRAFLLACPLMAVTVAVMYLLQGRLRRLVHAADPGARSLAIPLTCSRAFSGVQWVSCVMLAGQCAVLMVMLAFGWVAGSHAGGFAGFALPAMTTSVLLSCAAALCALPLAYPLAARMNTDRTGVWWLVVLGPLAVPAALVGVGTIGLASGAAGVLYGTWVLPIAALLARFVPVAALLLLVQLRRVPPLLFEAASVFEPGPMDGWVRVRLFLLGPGIIAAGMVVFALCAGELGATLLLLPPGAETVTVLMYNYLHYGSSGDVAVLGACMLLFMLGAGAVALAMMRGKNGGHHRGTFGSCLRGGVRD from the coding sequence ATGAGCGGCGGTGGAACACGACGAACGACGGCCTTTGCCGGCAGGGTGCTACCGGCGGCTCTCGTCGGGATATTTCTTCTCGTTGCCTACGGGCCCCTCGCCGCCGTTGCGGCGGACGCCTGTGGCCTCCTCTCCGGTTCAGGCGCTGCCGCCCTTCTGGCCATTCCCACGGGGCGTCACCTCACCCTCTTCCTCCAGTCGCTCCTTCTCGCGGTGGCGGTGGCGGTGGCGGGGACCGCAACAGGGTGGTGTGCGGCAACGCTCTTCTGGCGCTGGACAGAGGGCCCGCTCTCCCTCCTGCGCTGGTCGTTTCTGGCCTTTGTCCTCGTGCCTCCCTATCTCTGGGCGCAGGCATGGCTTGGTCTGGCCCTCGTGGCGGGCGACGCCGTCGGGGTGACCGGCATCGCATTTACGTGGGGATGGCTCTTCTCGTTCTGGGTCCAGTACGCCTCTCTCCTCCCTCTTGCAACCGGCATCTGCCTTGTCGGCCTCTGTATCACGGACACCTCCGCCATCGAGGCGGCACGCCTCTTTCTCGGGGACAGGAGGGCGCGTGCCAGGGTCGTCCTTCCCCTGACGGCACCGGCCGCCGGGGCGTCGGCTGCCCTCCTCTTCCTCCTCTCCATCACCGATTACAGCGTTCCGTCGCTCTTCTCGGTGAATGTCTATGCCCTTGAGATCTTTGCCGAGTATGCGGCCACCAACAGCGCCGGGCGGGCCTTCCTCCTCGCCTGTCCCCTGATGGCCGTCACGGTGGCGGTGATGTACCTCCTGCAGGGGCGGCTTCGCCGCCTCGTCCATGCCGCCGATCCCGGGGCACGCAGTCTTGCCATTCCCCTCACCTGCTCCCGGGCGTTTTCGGGAGTGCAATGGGTATCCTGCGTGATGCTCGCAGGACAGTGCGCCGTCCTCATGGTGATGCTTGCATTCGGATGGGTGGCAGGTTCGCATGCCGGGGGGTTTGCCGGGTTTGCCCTCCCCGCCATGACGACGAGTGTGCTTCTCTCGTGTGCGGCGGCTCTCTGTGCCCTTCCCCTTGCCTACCCCCTTGCAGCCCGGATGAACACGGATCGTACGGGGGTCTGGTGGCTGGTGGTGTTGGGCCCTCTCGCGGTGCCCGCGGCCCTCGTGGGCGTCGGAACGATCGGACTTGCATCGGGCGCCGCCGGGGTGCTCTACGGCACGTGGGTGCTTCCCATCGCAGCCCTCCTGGCACGGTTCGTCCCCGTCGCCGCACTTCTCCTTCTCGTCCAGCTCCGCCGCGTGCCCCCGCTCCTCTTCGAGGCGGCGTCGGTCTTCGAACCCGGCCCCATGGACGGCTGGGTCCGTGTCAGGCTCTTCCTCCTCGGCCCCGGCATCATTGCCGCGGGGATGGTGGTCTTTGCGCTCTGTGCCGGGGAGCTGGGGGCGACCCTTCTCCTTCTTCCCCCGGGGGCGGAGACCGTCACCGTCCTGATGTACAACTATCTCCATTACGGATCTTCGGGGGATGTGGCGGTGCTGGGGGCGTGCATGCTTCTTTTCATGCTCGGTGCCGGAGCGGTGGCCCTTGCCATGATGCGGGGGAAAAATGGGGGGCACCACCGTGGAACCTTCGGGTCATGCCTGCGGGGTGGTGTCCGTGATTGA
- a CDS encoding ATP-binding cassette domain-containing protein produces the protein MEPSGHACGVVSVIECRGLAKAYGCVPAVKDVTVTFAGDAVIMGPSGSGKSSLLRLIAGLEIPDTGTVAIGGTVMSTPERVVPAGDRGIAVAFQSPALWPHMTVEEHLRFAAGPCPEGKEARIRDLLERSGLSSLAGRRPGEISGGEARRVALCRALVAARPVLLLDEPVQNLPGEMRDAMIGLVRDYARRDESQLIWVTHDAAEARCVGAPVWRMEDGRLAAPPENPGGGQYTDPDGDGGGDR, from the coding sequence GTGGAACCTTCGGGTCATGCCTGCGGGGTGGTGTCCGTGATTGAGTGCCGGGGGCTTGCAAAGGCATACGGCTGCGTCCCGGCGGTGAAGGATGTAACGGTGACCTTTGCCGGGGACGCCGTCATCATGGGCCCGTCGGGGAGCGGCAAGAGCAGTCTTCTCCGTCTGATTGCAGGCCTCGAGATTCCCGATACGGGCACGGTGGCCATAGGCGGCACCGTCATGAGCACGCCGGAACGGGTGGTGCCGGCCGGTGACCGGGGCATCGCCGTGGCCTTCCAGTCCCCGGCCCTCTGGCCCCATATGACGGTGGAGGAGCACCTCAGGTTCGCCGCAGGCCCGTGCCCCGAAGGGAAGGAGGCCAGGATACGGGACCTCCTGGAAAGGAGCGGCCTCTCTTCCCTTGCGGGCCGGAGACCCGGGGAGATCTCCGGAGGGGAGGCCCGCCGGGTCGCCCTCTGCCGGGCGCTCGTCGCCGCCCGGCCCGTCCTCCTCCTCGACGAGCCGGTCCAGAACCTCCCCGGGGAGATGCGGGATGCGATGATCGGACTCGTCCGGGACTACGCCCGCCGGGACGAAAGCCAGCTCATCTGGGTGACCCATGACGCGGCCGAGGCCCGGTGCGTCGGGGCCCCGGTCTGGCGGATGGAGGACGGCAGGCTTGCCGCCCCGCCGGAGAACCCCGGCGGTGGGCAGTACACCGATCCTGACGGTGACGGGGGTGGCGACCGATGA
- a CDS encoding ligand-binding sensor domain-containing protein produces the protein MNDSSADRSGTRLSPLLQGAVALAGVVMVIALIIAVPLIIQEETLPEGIVILRPPSEVSALYIGADAVWTGGADGLLLFDRATTASLPLPAGAPVFGHVRAITGTGDGGVLIAHDRGIARYAGGVWDASPDDPPFGRALALAAAPDGSILAGTADGIWRHETEAWVREADLGAFGLQDCEVLMIDSRGWIWAGCADPTAGGILVRRDGAWERAGAASLPHPVVRGLVEDASGEVWAATGFASRGGAAVFDGTTVAATYTTEDGLAGGATRTVFEDSGGRMWVASEYDGVAVLRPDGSWQYLDRGCGVAGDEVKAIVEDADGRLWIGTDLGLTVADGFDRFPVRTVQP, from the coding sequence ATGAACGATTCGTCCGCCGACCGTTCAGGGACACGGCTCTCTCCCCTCCTGCAGGGAGCGGTCGCGCTTGCCGGCGTCGTCATGGTGATCGCCCTCATCATCGCGGTTCCCCTCATCATCCAGGAAGAGACCCTCCCGGAGGGGATTGTAATCCTCCGCCCACCCTCGGAGGTCTCCGCCCTGTACATCGGGGCGGACGCGGTCTGGACCGGCGGGGCCGACGGCCTCCTCCTCTTCGACCGGGCGACCACGGCCTCTCTCCCCCTCCCGGCGGGAGCGCCGGTATTCGGGCACGTACGTGCCATCACGGGTACCGGTGACGGCGGCGTCTTGATCGCCCACGACCGCGGCATCGCCCGGTACGCAGGCGGCGTGTGGGACGCCTCGCCGGACGACCCGCCGTTCGGGCGTGCACTCGCGCTCGCCGCCGCCCCCGACGGGAGCATCCTTGCCGGCACGGCGGACGGCATCTGGCGGCACGAAACGGAGGCATGGGTCCGGGAGGCGGACCTCGGTGCCTTCGGGCTGCAGGACTGCGAGGTGCTGATGATCGACAGCCGCGGGTGGATATGGGCCGGGTGTGCAGACCCGACGGCGGGCGGCATCCTCGTCCGCCGCGACGGTGCATGGGAGCGGGCCGGAGCGGCCTCCCTCCCCCACCCGGTGGTCCGCGGTCTTGTCGAGGACGCCTCCGGTGAGGTCTGGGCGGCGACCGGGTTTGCGAGCCGCGGCGGTGCGGCGGTCTTTGACGGGACGACGGTCGCCGCGACCTACACGACGGAGGACGGACTTGCCGGGGGTGCCACCCGGACCGTCTTCGAAGACAGCGGGGGACGGATGTGGGTCGCCTCCGAGTACGACGGCGTCGCCGTCCTGCGCCCGGACGGCAGCTGGCAGTACCTCGATCGCGGCTGCGGGGTCGCGGGGGACGAGGTGAAGGCCATCGTCGAGGATGCGGACGGCAGGCTCTGGATCGGAACGGATCTTGGCCTTACCGTCGCGGACGGGTTCGACCGCTTTCCGGTCCGCACGGTACAGCCGTGA
- a CDS encoding DUF2124 family protein, with the protein MELVESDKSLAGILRPFKKFMVQSGIMDTDQVVFYGCPGTCTPFVELLCYAARDLPFTYVFVPRLDEEKAKIVREVPHVGMQVTADGPEPLDPKVVVIMGGLAMPNEPVSAEMVQGVIGGYDAKVVGICFMDMFNRAGWPDTIDFDLMINAQIDPVDVYKKA; encoded by the coding sequence ATGGAACTGGTTGAATCAGACAAGAGTCTTGCCGGCATTCTTCGGCCGTTCAAGAAGTTCATGGTGCAGTCGGGGATCATGGACACCGATCAGGTCGTCTTCTACGGGTGCCCCGGCACCTGCACGCCCTTCGTCGAACTCCTCTGCTACGCCGCCCGCGACCTGCCGTTCACCTACGTCTTCGTCCCGCGACTGGACGAGGAGAAGGCGAAGATCGTACGGGAAGTCCCGCATGTGGGCATGCAGGTGACCGCCGACGGCCCCGAGCCCCTCGACCCGAAGGTCGTCGTCATCATGGGCGGGCTTGCGATGCCGAACGAACCCGTCAGCGCCGAGATGGTGCAGGGCGTGATCGGCGGCTACGATGCAAAGGTGGTCGGCATCTGCTTCATGGACATGTTCAACCGGGCGGGATGGCCCGATACGATCGACTTCGATCTGATGATCAACGCCCAGATAGACCCGGTCGACGTGTACAAAAAAGCATGA
- a CDS encoding flagellin translates to MTGEKAGRRLFGGADPGVEGFTGLEASIILIAFVMVAAIFAFTVLGSGYFSTQKAQKTVYTGVEQSTSALTVVGDVYGIGEVRGEMTRVRVTLGTAAGGEGVDLERLSVTVNTEDWVATLRQADPLSTPTAAPGEWCVCAKTGDPAPPLFLSAGDQATLIVVLPAGAGLSGGERLTIEILSPVGAPVTISRTIPPLVSTVTILT, encoded by the coding sequence GTGACGGGGGAGAAGGCTGGGCGCAGGCTCTTCGGGGGAGCAGACCCCGGGGTGGAGGGATTCACCGGTCTCGAGGCGTCGATCATCCTGATAGCCTTCGTCATGGTTGCCGCGATCTTTGCGTTTACGGTCCTCGGAAGCGGCTATTTTTCGACGCAGAAGGCGCAGAAGACCGTCTATACGGGGGTCGAGCAGTCCACCTCCGCCCTCACGGTCGTGGGGGATGTCTACGGCATCGGTGAGGTGCGAGGAGAGATGACGAGGGTCCGCGTCACACTTGGTACCGCCGCGGGGGGGGAAGGGGTCGATCTGGAACGACTTTCAGTCACAGTGAACACGGAGGACTGGGTGGCGACCCTGCGGCAGGCCGACCCCCTCTCCACGCCCACGGCGGCGCCGGGTGAGTGGTGTGTCTGTGCCAAGACCGGGGACCCGGCACCACCGCTCTTCCTCTCGGCGGGCGATCAGGCGACCCTCATCGTCGTCCTCCCCGCCGGCGCAGGACTCTCCGGCGGCGAGCGCCTGACGATCGAGATCCTCTCCCCGGTGGGTGCACCGGTGACGATATCCCGGACGATCCCGCCCCTCGTCTCCACGGTCACGATCCTGACCTGA